ACCAAAAGCATAAGTTACTCATGATACAGCACAACACAAATTCAATCCTTAAAATCATGAACCCACTCTCTGCAAAAACAGTTCCTCTTGTGCTAATCACCTTTGGTACTTCTGCAAATTGGTGTCAACATCagccatctatccatctataactCAGGAactaaatacttaaaaaaagttGGATATAAAGAGGTCTACACCTCTTTACAATAATAACAGAGTAATTCTGAAGAACAAGACACATCTTTCTTATACAACCCAAAGTGATTTGTGTTTACTTTTACTTTAAGCGTCATAAAAGATAAACTACTACATGCatcaaaaggtaagagagagtgttactggacttTGCTTGCACGAGGATGCACTATGAGTGAAAAGTTATCTTTGCACATTTATGCAAGCCTCCCTTCTTATGTAAGCCTGCTAAAATCACTCAGTAAATTGtttatttctttgtatttctcattctaatcttcttcactttcctcaccaactGATACAAAATAGTTCTTCCCAATAACTTGGGTTATCAAACAATCTACAGTTTCCACAAGGTTTATGTGTACACACAACGTTCAAGTGGATAGCTGTGCACTTACAACAGTGGTCGAAGAGAATACTGAGGAGAAAAGAACTTTTTCCTGTGCCTTCCCCATGACAGAGGAGACCTCTATAGGATACTAATGGTACAATGAGTCTGCTGGATATTTAAACAGAAGCAAGAAAAGTCTGCTCATAAATTGTTGTTGGCAGCTGCTTTCCATGTAATGTTAGCTGCCATTTAAAGGCTGAATTCCTCTAAAGTCCCATAATACCAACACCCACGCATAAATTTTACAGATACTTTTGCAAGCTGAATCTCATCTCCTCTATGATGGCATAATCGATAACTAATAAACAGGCGCTGTTCTGGGTAAAGTCCAACAAAAGAGGAAAGTTGTGCATGAAGAAGTGACAAAATTAAAAGTGAGCTCCATCACAGATTGTTTAGGATTCTTTCTTTAAGTCTTACTAGGGGATTACAGATCAATCCCAAAGACTTTTGGCCATCAGCACAAATAAACAAATATGCCGGATACGAACTTTACACTTTTGGGTTGTTAGCGATAATGAATCAGAAATGAAACTTGTTTTAGGCATTTTACTGCCTGGATGAGAGTATAGGTATCAAGTTGAGTTTAGAACTCAGAAAAAAAGAATCTTATCTAGGGTGCACCTATTATGTTAGAACATACGCTACATTTTCAAAAATATACAGTGCAACTACATTGCTATTTCAAGTGCAGAGAACTAACCTGCTAGTGATGGGATCGTATACCTCCACAGTTCTTAAAAACGTTgaaccatcataaccaccacataCATACAACTTTCCATCAAGCGTAGCTGCACCAAGGCGACAACGTTTGCTTAGCATTGGAGTAACAAGAGTCCACTGGCCTGTTGTCGGATCATAACGCTCAACCTATAAAATAAGAAAAGTGGATGTCTATAACCATTCATAtatcagcttttttctttttatatctgaCTGCCTTTCCCAATTTGGAGAGAGTGCATCAGTAACTAATCCAATCTCTGGCTGTCATTTAGTACATCAAAACAACACTTAAACCACATTACTCCTCCCATGACAAAACTCTTAAGCATCACTCTCCTACAATCTTTATCAATTATACAGAAAACCATACCTCTGTTATATCATTCAATACTTACTGAGTCAAATATAGAGAGGCCATCATGACCTCCAATAGCATATACATGGCCATCAAAAGCAACCACTCCTGCTGCACTGCGATGTTTGGTCATAGACGTAACCATTAGCCACTTATTGGTTTCACTATTGTAGCACTCCACTGTGTTAAGCGATGCCACACCATCATAGCCACCACACACATAGAGGTGATCATTTAGAACTGCAGCACCAACAGCACTGCAATCAAAATTTTCTTTACAGAAAGCAAAATCAACATTCTGAATTGACATATAGAATTTAGTGAGGGTTTTGACTTCTCCATATTCAGTGTCATCTTTTTAGGAGCAACATAAACAATCTGCATTAACACATATCATgacatcaagtatgataaattcAGTGTCATCTTTTGCACATTCATACAACCCTATTTTACAGCATGAAATATTATGTGGGAGTTCTTTAACGAAACCCTATGAAAAAACATATCCAAGAGACTCTGACCCTTATATGACTGTGATTCTTGGACTCTGAATTCAAAAGAACATAAGAGGGCAGacatgttggatatgaaatgcctgtggacatgtggtgtaaggtgggttgACCATGAAAAGAATGACAGTGCAAGAGAAGGGTATAGTTGTAACTCCCATAAGACTGAAAGAgatgatcagggtgtgctgaagtggttcagacatatggaaaggatgagcaaTGAAAGAGTAACTAAGAACTAAGAAGATCTACACatatgaaaaggaaaaggaaaagaaatgatggGGTGGCATAGGCTTTGGGAAAACagaacctgaagattcaggacaGTGATAGGAAActgtgaactggatcgatgtggtaagtGGAGATGAAAGGCTGTCAGGGGGTTTAACCAAGACATATAAAGTGGTTATGGTAAAATGAGTAAGTCTGATATTTGCCATGATCAAAGCTGATGTGAAATTCATTATTTAAATTGCATTAAAAGTGATGATTTTATTTTGAGAATCTTGAAGGAAGGATTCTTCAGCAAACCACAAAAAATTTGGACTTTGGATGGTAAGCAATGTTTTCAGTACATTATCCATGACTGCAAATGTTCAAATGAAGCCTTTGTACCTCAAAAAAGCAGAATCACTTGTAAAAAAGTCATACATTAATCTACATTTTTATAATGCGGTCACATACCTGTAATGTGCAATGTAATACAAATTTAGACGCTTGAAAAATTTAAGACTGGTCATTATCTAAGGCTTAAGACTTGACAAATGTTCTAACATGTGCAGTAATCACATTATTTAAGAGACAATTCTATCAAAGGCACAACTCTATATGAGAGAAATGTCTTAAATTCATAGATACATCAATTCTCTACTTGAAGGTAAAAAAGCAAAGCACTGTAACCTTACCTTCGTTTACAATTCATTGGGCACACTTTACTCCAACATTTGCTCACTGGATCAAAAACCTCTACAGTTGCTAGTCTGTCTAAGCCATTGTAACCACCAATGGCATAAAGTTTCTTCTTCATCACCACGACTCCAACCCGTGACCGAAGCATTGACATACTTTCTGCCATTTGCCATCTACCAACAATGGGATTATAAACTTCAACTGTGCTTAATGAATCTcctgaaaaaaaagttaaatatgtttgatacaTCTCTTTAAGCATGGATAGAGGAAGGTTAGAAAAATTTAAAAGGTTACCCCACCGCTCTCCACCCTATCTCTTCTCAGCCCCAAAGTcttattcaaaatgaaaaatatgcCATATATTAAGGCCTTGAACACGTATATTTTCTGAACATAAATAAAAgctctaagtatttttcagatgacaaaaactttttgttccaAAACTGGAACaaaacataatgaaatgcttttatACTTAAAAATATCATGCAAAATATTTCATGATGCCTCCTCTGACCAACTGGACAAGAAATAATAATGAAGCGAATCATCATGAAATATTCTGATGTATTTAAATAATTACCGGAGTTAATATCCCTAAAACAATTTCTGAACTCCAGAATTATACTTACCATGAGAAATAGGCCCTACACTGAGGTTTTGAAGCATATCTATTATCAGAACATAAATGAACAAAAAAGAAGCAGGTAATAATACCCCAGGATATTTTCTGACCAAAGAACTTTTTGTATAAATACTGGAATATAACAAACTGAAAGGTTTCTATTCTtgaaatgataatagaaaatattTCATTATGTTTCCTCTGGCAGAGAAATCCGAAATAAATTTGAAGCGAATAACAATAAATTGTAAACGTAATCATTTATGTGCTTAATCACGGGAACCAATGGTCCCCAAATAATATTTGTACAAGTACTTATACAATTTTCCTGTCAACTCCCATGAACTTTTTAAATGTTTTATGAAAATCACATTCAATTTGTTTTATCCAAATAAAAGACttatattttcttatccacaTGTATCATTAGAGTAACACAATTCTTACCTGACTTTGTTAAGCCACCAACAGCATATATGAGTCCTACAATATCGTTACAGCACCGTGGCCTTGTGCGGAAGCTCTGCAGTAATGGTCGCCGCTCTGGCATGAGGTGATAGTCTTTGGCTTCATCTAATAAATCTCTGTGTAGAAATAAAACTAATTAATCTCCTTGCTGGTGAATGTGCTCTTTCTCTATTCAAAATAAAATATGGAAAACATTTATCTCATCATCACAAAGAGGTAAGGACCACAAAGCACCCTCAATGCATTTATCAAGTGCATCCTTAGCAAATGAGTTGCCAAAATGTAGAGAAGGAAAGTGATGCACGATAATGAAGTCAATCCTTCTACTAAGCCATTTAATCTATGTCCAATATGTCTTCCTGCAACCACAGTAGGACAGCATAGGCTgacatcttttttcatacttgttcattgtttcccacatcaggaaagtagtgccaagaacagatcaAGGCCATATTTTCTCACATCAATATGAAAAAGGCATTTACGAATAATGCTTTGTTATCTGATAAACAGATAATGATGTCACTGTGACATAAATACTATTGTGAAAAGGAAAACATATATGACATATATTCACTGTAGATAAGAATTACATAGTAATCACTTGATGAATTCTAAAAAGCTAGTACCTACCTGCACTCGTGCGATGATCGAATTAAATTTTCTGTGGCTACACAGTCTGTCAGGTACTGTGGTGTTAGCAGTGGCATACGCACTTTAGTCAACAACTCTGGCAAGTTGTCACCTCGCTGATCAAGGTCTCGCTTTGTCCAAGCCATGACTGCCTCAAACACCTGTTTAAAATATGGAATTATGGATGTCAAAAGTAAGAAAAAACACATCTTTTCCATAGAGGCCAACATGGCACAAGTAAAAACAAGAACCAATTAAGGATCAATCACTttggacgaaaagaaaaaagtgaaataaaaagaatgtaaggaggaagGAAATTCTACGGCTTAGCTATTAGAAGACAGGATGAGGTATCATAACTTCATTCTAGAATGGCTAGTCTCCACACAAAAACCATGGGAAGCAGCTGCAAGATGCATCCCTGATAACATTTGTTTGAATCTGAACTGTAAACTTTAGCAAAATAAAGCCCTAAATAACTGAAAATAACCTAACTTTGACCTGCAACCTTCAACAAAACATGTCTTACTtactgaaaataaaaaatcttacATGACTGTCCAAAGAATAACAATGTACAAGTGAGGTGTAAAAGCAAATGTGGTCTGATTGGGAAAGCTGACCATGGTGTACTGGAATGGTACAGAGCAGATGAGAAGAAAGGCTTAAGAATAACTACATATCAAAAGTGAACGGAGCCAGGGGGAGGGCAAGACGAAGGAGATCGAAAGGAAGAATTGAAGAAGGCTTTGGGGTACTGAAGCCTGAACACTTTGGACAGTAAAAGGCAGCCATGGTATGaagtgaactggatcaatgtggtatactgtggagGAACTGCTTAACCAATGGGCTTACTTATGGCATATGAatcagtcaaggtaaaccatggaatagtctatGGTATACTGGCCCTGGATGGGAGCTGTGACTTTCAGTATATTAAGCATGAGAGTTAATGTGTGCTCtagtttgtttgttcctgacactacatTTCCTAAGGGAGAAGGCTGGCAAAGTGGCAATAGTGGTGTGTCAgaaatggtggtagtggaggtggctGAGATGACGACACAGGTGGTTGTAAGGGTATCACAGAAAAGCTGGaattggtggttgtgtgggtagTCGCAGAGACTGGAAGAATGGTGGCAAGAAtaagggtagtggtagtggctgcaACAGGGGTGGCAAAATGAGTGGCAGTGAGGGTGTCACGGATGATTATAGAGTGGTGGCAAAGGGGATGGATGCAGCAATGGTGGAGAGAGGGTAGCACAGACAGTGGAAGATGTGGTCGTGGCAATATGGGTGGAGGCAAAGGATGGCAGAGATGGTGATAGGAGTGGTGGTAATAGTTGTTGAAGAGGTGGAAAAGGTGATGGTAGAGTTGAGGGCtcaggtagatgatgatgagatgggAAAGGGACTGGCAAATATGGTGGAAGTGGTGACACTGGTGTTGGCAGACCAGTTGTAGATGCTTTGTGGGATCAGTTGTTGTGGTCCAAGAGTTGGTGGTAGTGTTGAAACATGAAATGCAATGGTGGTTGTTCCAATGATCTCAAAACCAACTGGAACCTACCCTCTCCCAAGAGGAACACAAGTGACAAGTCTAAATGAAATCCATCTTGTTGAAATGAGGTTATTGTGGGGAAAATTAAGAGGTAACAAGTTGGGCAGTGACCCGTCCCTTGACCTTCTGACCTTTAAATCGAGAGGGAGCTTCCTCACTGTATAGAAAACACACTTGCTATATCATCATGAAATCCCTTTTGTACAATTGAAAGTTATTGTACTGAAACAATGTCATCTACAAATCTGGCTAAAACCTCAAAATCCAAGCCACTGAAATTTTGCATGGGAACAAAATCATCTCTAAAATCGATGCAGATGATACTGGACCTAATGCTTAACCAATTCCTTTACTGAGAGAGATGGGGGTTGGAACACACTGCTTTTGGGGAAGACCTTAAAGCACACATAAAGTTGAATCAATAAATAAAGTTACAAGATCATGCGTCATATAGTAGTTGAGACAAACATAAAATGATCATATAACCATGGtatgcatacacacgcacacacagacgtgGATACCAAGGGTAGTAAAATAGTTCATCTCTACTCCACAAGG
This genomic interval from Panulirus ornatus isolate Po-2019 chromosome 40, ASM3632096v1, whole genome shotgun sequence contains the following:
- the KLHL18 gene encoding kelch-like protein 18 — protein: MEEELKFEIELENIVENDDFTIFNQDDLPMGGFQVMEDIRRKGKLCDVTLKVDDQCFTAHRIVLAAVIPYYNAMFTHDMAESKQKEITMQGIEPSALESLINFAYSGKVKIDGGNVQSLLVGASFLQLSKVREACADFLKHRLHPHNVLGIRAFADTLACWSLVEATNRYLQKHFVDVSMSEEFLNLCFSDVREIISRDELNVQSEESVFEAVMAWTKRDLDQRGDNLPELLTKVRMPLLTPQYLTDCVATENLIRSSHECRDLLDEAKDYHLMPERRPLLQSFRTRPRCCNDIVGLIYAVGGLTKSGDSLSTVEVYNPIVGRWQMAESMSMLRSRVGVVVMKKKLYAIGGYNGLDRLATVEVFDPVSKCWSKVCPMNCKRSAVGAAVLNDHLYVCGGYDGVASLNTVECYNSETNKWLMVTSMTKHRSAAGVVAFDGHVYAIGGHDGLSIFDSVERYDPTTGQWTLVTPMLSKRCRLGAATLDGKLYVCGGYDGSTFLRTVEVYDPITSRWSFIAPMNVTRSRVALVANMGRLYAIGGYDGVSNLSTVEVYNPEQDQWEFITSMCAHEGGVGVGVIPPP